A single Verrucomicrobiia bacterium DNA region contains:
- a CDS encoding MFS transporter — translation MLLEGTLKNLWSSPTIRCYLIISLIYRLGISILAAMYVTFLLERGLNLLQANMVNFVFFTTLLIFEVPTGTIADVVGRKKSIVIASLSVAAGMYAYGFCSTFAGFAISEALIALGGTLFSGAFGAWLHDRLEEEGRLPELRQVMSIASMAGQMMLMAASVLGAVTFQIHPVIPFFIGGIAMTGCAIYAFVAMKDGHYKARSLARSCTMLRLGVRYAWRHPAIRSLIWLGIIQTAGLQAVNMQWQPFFGPHLPSKAWLGGIVVVIAVSLFIGAWIARNQHINRSELLIVWSQGVISLGVLVAGVAGSVVVAGIAFVVHEIARGFYEPVKQSFLHTCIHSRRKRATILSCEALSRDLGGMIGLPVSGAIALHGSISLAWVISSVVLICGTIVVRGRLACP, via the coding sequence TTGTTGCTTGAGGGAACCTTGAAAAACCTATGGTCCAGTCCGACAATTCGTTGTTATTTGATCATTTCCCTGATCTACCGGTTGGGGATTTCGATCTTAGCCGCCATGTACGTAACCTTTCTCCTGGAGAGGGGGTTAAACCTCCTTCAGGCGAATATGGTGAACTTTGTGTTCTTTACCACGCTCCTCATCTTTGAGGTGCCCACCGGCACCATTGCCGATGTGGTAGGAAGGAAGAAATCCATTGTGATTGCCTCCCTTTCCGTTGCCGCTGGCATGTATGCGTACGGCTTTTGCAGTACGTTTGCCGGCTTTGCCATCTCCGAGGCGCTCATTGCCCTGGGGGGTACACTCTTTAGCGGGGCGTTTGGAGCCTGGCTCCATGACCGCCTTGAGGAAGAGGGGAGGCTGCCGGAGTTGCGTCAAGTAATGTCCATTGCCAGTATGGCGGGGCAGATGATGCTCATGGCGGCATCTGTTCTAGGTGCGGTAACGTTCCAAATCCATCCGGTCATCCCGTTCTTTATAGGTGGCATTGCCATGACTGGCTGTGCAATCTATGCCTTTGTGGCCATGAAAGACGGGCACTACAAGGCGCGCAGCCTTGCGCGTTCTTGCACCATGCTTAGGCTTGGTGTCCGGTACGCCTGGCGCCATCCTGCCATTCGCTCGCTAATCTGGCTTGGTATCATCCAAACAGCCGGCCTGCAGGCGGTGAATATGCAGTGGCAGCCCTTCTTTGGGCCGCATCTGCCAAGCAAGGCGTGGTTGGGTGGGATTGTGGTGGTGATAGCTGTCAGCCTCTTTATAGGGGCGTGGATAGCGCGTAACCAGCACATTAACCGCTCCGAGCTGCTTATTGTTTGGTCACAGGGCGTGATTAGTCTGGGAGTGCTCGTGGCTGGCGTTGCTGGCTCCGTAGTGGTTGCCGGCATTGCCTTTGTGGTCCACGAGATTGCTCGCGGGTTCTATGAGCCGGTGAAGCAAAGCTTCCTCCACACCTGTATCCACTCACGCCGCAAGCGCGCGACTATTTTGTCCTGCGAGGCGCTGAGTAGAGATTTAGGTGGGATGATAGGCCTCCCGGTAAGTGGGGCAATTGCCCTGCATGGGTCCATTTCACTCGCCTGGGTTATATCAAGCGTCGTCTTGATCTGTGGCACCATTGTAGTGCGAGGGCGGCTTGCATGCCCTTAG